CAGGGCAATCTGGACCCCAATGTGCTGTTCGCCAAGCCCAGCGCGATTCGCGCCGAGGTGGCGCGGGTGCTCGACAGCTATGGCGCAGGCCCCGGGCATGTCTTCAACCTCGGCCATGGCATCAGCCAGTTCACCGACCCGGGTCACGTCAGCGCCTTCATGGACGCGCTGCACGAGCTGAGCCCGGCCTATCACGCGGCGCCCTGACGCGATGGAGTGGCTCCTTCGCCTGCATGAGCGCCGGCGTCTCTGGGCCGGGCTCGCCGTCCTGGCGGCCTTGGTGATCGCCTTGGGCAGCCTGACCCCCGGCGCCGAGATGCCCGAACGCCTGCCCTGGGACAAGGCCAATCACTTCATTGGCTATGGTGGGCTCGCCGGCCTGGTGGGCCTCGCCGGGATCAATGCTCGGCCCGCCTTCGTCGGGGTGGTGGTCTACGGCATCGCCATCGAGCTGGCCCAATGGCCGGTGCCCGGGCGCCTGGGCGGCGATCCCCTCGATATCCTGGCCAACACCCTTGGCGCCCTGCTGGGCCTGGCCGTGCTGGCCCTGTCGCGCCGCTACTTGCGGCGTTTCGACGCCTAGCGGCGCTGTCGCCTCGGCGACAGCGCCTCCCCTGTTGTCTCTACCCGATTGTGAGAGCCCCGATGACCCAACCCCTCGATGCCAGCTGGTTCACTGAAGTCTTCGACAGCCACGGCAGCGCCTTCTCGCTCAAGGTTCGCGAGAAGCTGCTGGACGTCACCAGCCCCTATCAGCACCTCGAGGTCTACGCCACCGAGACCTACGGCAATCTGATGGTGCTCGATGGCTGCGTGATGCTGACCGATCGCGACAACTTCCTCTATCACGAGATGATCGCCCATCCGGCGCTTTACGCCCACGCGGCACCCAGGCGGGTGGTGATCATCGGCGGCGGCGATTGCGGCACCCTGCGCGAGGTGCTCAAGCACCCGGGGGTCGAGCATGTCACCCAGATCGACATCGACGAGGAGGTGACCCGTGCCGCCGAGCGCTTCTTCCCGGCGCTGACCGAGTCCAATGACGACCCCCGCGCCGAGCTCCTGTTCGCTGACGGGGTCAAGTGGGTAGACGAGGCCGCCGACGGGAGCGTCGATGTGATGATCATCGATTCCACCGACCCGGTGGGCCCGGCCGAGGGGCTGTTCAAGGTCGACTTCCTCAAGCGTTGCCATCGTCTGCTCGCCGAGGGTGGAGTGATGGTGCAGCAGAGCGAATCGCCGCTCTATCACAGCGGCAGCATCATCCGGGAGCTGCGCCGCGACATGCGTGCCGCCGGCTTTACGAGCGTGGCCACGTTGCCGTTCCCGCAGCCGGTCTACCCCTCGGGCTGGTGGAGCGTGACCCTGGCGGGCAAGGGGGCCGACGTGAGCCGCTTCCGCGAGGCCGATGCGGCGGCCGGCGACCTTGCCTGTGACTACTACACGCCTGAGGCCCATCGCGGTGCCCTGGCACTGCCGCCCTTCATGCGCCGCGCCTTCGAGGCGTGATCCTCCCGGCACCGGTCCGCGCCGGTGCCGTTTGGGTGTGACGCCGGCGGCGCTTCGTGATGAGCCGTCGGCCGTTGTCACGGCCCCTTTGTCCTAACCCCTGCCCTGATCCTTTCTCCGACTCCAGCCCCGATCCCCGCTCGGCCTCTCGGGCCGCTCCTGCCTCGCCTCCTCGCCTCCTCGCCATTGCCCGTACGGCTCTCTGCCGAACGTTGAATGGCCGCTCGCCTGTCATGGCCTTATCGCGAGCAGCAGGCGTCAATCAACGTTCTACGACTTTCGGATGATGCTGCTAAGTTGCTGTGCAAAAGCGGCTTCTGCGCCATTTGGGTTGTCTGTGCGTGGGCTCGTGCTGGTGGTTGCGTTGAAGAAAGGTTGTCGGCCTGTTCTACCAGCGCGGGAAGGGGCTTTGCTACTGTCGCTCCACATGCCACGAGCATGACAACAACAACTCACCCAATCCAAGGGGATAACCATGTTGCACAACAACAAGAAGACCCTGCTGTGTTCCGCCACCGCCCTGGTCGCCACCCTGCTGGCAACCGGCACCGCCCAGGCCGGCGAGACCTTCGATGCCGTCAAGGAACGGGGTCAGGTGGTCTGCGGCGTCAGCACCGGCCTGCCGGGGTTCTCCTCGCCCGATGATCAGGGCAACTGGGAAGGCATCGACGTGGATGTCTGTCACGGGGTGGCCGCCGCGGTGTTCGGCGATGCCTCCAAGGTGCAGTTCGTGCCGCTGAACGCCAAGGAACGCTTCACCGCGCTGCAGTCCGGCGAGATCGACGTGCTGTCGCGCAACACCACCTGGACCGCGACCCGCGACACCACCCTGGGCCTCAACTTCACCGGCGTCAGCTTCTATGACGGCCAGGGCTTCCTGGTCAAGAAGGACCTGGGTGTCGACAGCGCCAAGCAGCTCGACGGCGCGGCCTTCTGCGTGCAGTCCGGCACCACCACCGAGCTCAACCTGGCCGACTACTTCCAGGCCAACGAC
The genomic region above belongs to Halomonas sp. YLGW01 and contains:
- a CDS encoding VanZ family protein, which gives rise to MEWLLRLHERRRLWAGLAVLAALVIALGSLTPGAEMPERLPWDKANHFIGYGGLAGLVGLAGINARPAFVGVVVYGIAIELAQWPVPGRLGGDPLDILANTLGALLGLAVLALSRRYLRRFDA
- the speE gene encoding polyamine aminopropyltransferase, encoding MTQPLDASWFTEVFDSHGSAFSLKVREKLLDVTSPYQHLEVYATETYGNLMVLDGCVMLTDRDNFLYHEMIAHPALYAHAAPRRVVIIGGGDCGTLREVLKHPGVEHVTQIDIDEEVTRAAERFFPALTESNDDPRAELLFADGVKWVDEAADGSVDVMIIDSTDPVGPAEGLFKVDFLKRCHRLLAEGGVMVQQSESPLYHSGSIIRELRRDMRAAGFTSVATLPFPQPVYPSGWWSVTLAGKGADVSRFREADAAAGDLACDYYTPEAHRGALALPPFMRRAFEA
- a CDS encoding amino acid ABC transporter substrate-binding protein produces the protein MLHNNKKTLLCSATALVATLLATGTAQAGETFDAVKERGQVVCGVSTGLPGFSSPDDQGNWEGIDVDVCHGVAAAVFGDASKVQFVPLNAKERFTALQSGEIDVLSRNTTWTATRDTTLGLNFTGVSFYDGQGFLVKKDLGVDSAKQLDGAAFCVQSGTTTELNLADYFQANDMSFEPVVFDTSDQTVGGFEAGRCDVLTSDTSQLNALRIKLADPDGAKVLPEVISKEPLGPVVRQGDDQWFNAVKWTLFAMLNAEEMGISSENADELKDSDAPGIARFMGSEGDFGKAMGLPADWAYNVVSQVGNYAEVFDRNVGANSPLNIERGINALWTDGGVQYAPPIR